In Trichomycterus rosablanca isolate fTriRos1 chromosome 4, fTriRos1.hap1, whole genome shotgun sequence, one DNA window encodes the following:
- the dapk3 gene encoding death-associated protein kinase 3: MAGFRQEDVEKFYEMGEELGSGQFAIVRKCREKSSATEYAAKFIKKRRLSSSRRGVSREEIEREVNILREIQHPNIITLHDIFENKTDVILILELVSGGELFDFLAEKESLSEEEATQFLKQILDGVHYLHSKNIAHFDLKPENIMLLDKNVPNPRIKLIDFGIAHQIKEGNEFKNIFGTPEFVAPEIVNYEPLGLEADMWSIGVITYILLSGASPFLGETKQETLTNISAVNYDFDEEYFSNTSELAKDFIRRLLVKDPKKRMTIQDSLEHPWIKVIKRRNVRPEENGGRRGERRRLKTTRLKEYTIKSHSSMPPNNTYVNFERFSRVLEEIGTAEEALRQLERNRRACRDDVTALTSIFEEKEGWYKEENDSIGSELSRIRGELQLTQGQRRQNQEDVRTTTLAANAVKRKFTRLQGRYDALAEQVASEVRWVEELVRSIAVDNQETHTGLA, from the exons ATGGCAGGCTTCAGACAGGAGGATGTGGAGAAGTTTTATGAGATGGGTGAAGAGCTGGGCAG cggGCAGTTCGCCATCGTGCGTAAGTGCCGCGAGAAGAGCTCGGCCACCGAATACGCCGCCAAGTTCATAAAGAAGCGTCGCCTGTCGTCGAGCCGGCGGGGCGTGAGCCGGGAGGAGATCGAGCGCGAGGTGAACATCCTGCGTGAGATCCAGCACCCCAACATCATCACGCTCCACGACATCTTCGAGAACAAGACGGACGTGATCCTGATCCTGGAGCTGGTGTCCGGCGGCGAGCTCTTCGACTTCCTGGCCGAGAAGGAGTCGCTGAGCGAGGAGGAGGCCACGCAGTTCCTCAAGCAGATCCTGGACGGGGTTCATTACCTCCACTCCAAAAACATCGCTCACTTCGACCTCAAG ccGGAGAACATCATGCTGCTGGATAAGAACGTTCCAAACCCCAGGATCAAACTCATCGACTTCGGCATCGCTCACCAGATAAAGGAGGGAAACGAGTTCAAGAACATCTTCGGGACGCCCGAGTTCGTTG CTCCTGAGATCGTGAACTATGAACCTCTGGGATTAGAAGCAGATATGTG GAGTATCGGTGTTATCACCTATATTTT GTTGAGCGGCGCGTCTCCTTTCCTTGGAGAAACCAAACAGGAAACGCTGACCAACATCTCGGCGGTGAATTATGATTTCGATGAGGAATATTTCAGCAACACCAGCGAACTGGCTAAAGATTTCATCCGCCGGCTCCTGGTTAAAGATCCCAA GAAGAGGATGACGATTCAGGACAGTCTGGAACATCCCTGGATCAAG GTGATAAAGCGGCGTAACGTGCGTCCGGAGGAAAACGGCGGGCGGCGTGGCGAGCGGCGGCGCCTGAAGACCACCCGTCTGAAGGAGTACACCATCAAATCTCACTCCAGCATGCCGCCCAACAACACCTACGTCAACTTCGAGCGCTTCTCCCGCGTGCTGGAGGAGATCGGCACGGCCGAGGAGGCGCTACGTCAGCTGGAGCGGAACCGCCGCGCCTGCCGCGACGACGTCACCGCCCTGACCTCCATCTTCGAGGAGAAGGAGGGCTGGTACAAGGAGGAGAACGACAGCATCGGCTCGGAGCTGAGCCGGATCCGGGGGGAGCTGCAGCTCACGCAGGGCCAGCGGCGGCAGAACCAGGAGGACGTGCGCACCACCACGCTGGCCGCTAACGCCGTGAAGCGCAAGTTCACCCGGCTCCAGGGCCGCTACGACGCGCTGGCTGAGCAGGTCGCCTCCGAGGTGCGCTGGGTGGAAGAGTTGGTGCGCTCCATCGCCGTCGACAACCAGGAGACGCACACCGGCCTGGCATGA